The following proteins come from a genomic window of Girardinichthys multiradiatus isolate DD_20200921_A chromosome 8, DD_fGirMul_XY1, whole genome shotgun sequence:
- the brcc3 gene encoding lys-63-specific deubiquitinase BRCC36, whose protein sequence is MAVSAVHLESDAFLVCMNHALSTEKEEVMGLCIGEVELSRIVHIHSVIILRRSDKRKDRVEISPEQLSAASTEAERLADTTGRPMRVVGWYHSHPHITVWPSHVDVRTQAMYQMLDQCFVGLIFSCFIEDKNTRTGRVLYTCFQSAQAQKGSEYDRVEIPVHVVPREAIGKACLESAVELPRILCQEEQDTYRRIHGLSHLDPVTKIHNGSVFTKNLCSQMSAVSGPLLQWLEDRLQQNRQSITELQREKERLLRELAAL, encoded by the coding sequence ATGGCAGTCAGCGCTGTCCACCTGGAGTCTGACGCCTTCCTGGTGTGCATGAACCACGCGTTGAGCACGGAGAAAGAGGAGGTGATGGGTCTGTGCATCGGAGAGGTGGAGCTCTCCCGGATCGTCCACATTCACTCGGTGATCATTCTCCGCCGCTCCGACAAGAGGAAGGACCGGGTGGAGATCTCCCCGGAGCAGCTGTCCGCTGCCTCCACTGAGGCGGAGCGGCTGGCGGACACCACCGGCAGACCCATGAGGGTGGTGGGCTGGTACCACTCCCACCCACACATCACAGTGTGGCCCTCCCACGTTGACGTGCGGACCCAGGCCATGTACCAGATGCTGGACCAGTGCTTCGTGGGGCTCATCTTCTCCTGCTTTATCGAGGACAAGAACACCAGGACGGGCCGGGTTCTCTATACCTGCTTCCAGTCCGCACAGGCGCAGAAGGGGTCTGAGTACGACCGCGTGGAGATACCGGTACACGTGGTACCGCGCGAGGCGATCGGGAAGGCGTGTCTGGAGTCCGCCGTGGAGCTGCCGCGGATTCTGTGCCAGGAGGAGCAGGACACCTACCGCAGGATCCACGGGCTGTCGCACCTGGACCCGGTCACCAAGATCCACAACGGATCGGTGTTCACAAAGAACCTGTGCAGCCAGATGTCCGCCGTGAGCGGGCCGCTgctgcagtggctggaggacCGACTTCAGCAGAACCGGCAGAGCATCACGGAGCTCCAGCGGGAGAAGGAGCGGCTTCTGCGGGAGCTGGCTGCG